A genomic stretch from Candidatus Cloacimonadota bacterium includes:
- a CDS encoding Gfo/Idh/MocA family oxidoreductase, with protein MQDKPRVAVIGSGSWGFNHVRTFYNLPTCELVGVSDFSEKNLKRVKTQFPEVRTTTKYTDFTHSDEIDAVVIPSSAETHYEIAKNALLHGKHCLVEKPITLDIDEAQELVNLAQEKDLVLMVGHLLLYHGAVVYLKKLVDEKAIGDMLYLYSQRVNLGKVRSNENALWSFAPHDISIMLYLIDSKPVRVSATGQSFLQKKNNIHDVVFFTIYFENGTIATGQVSWLDPHKIRKFTIVGSEKMVTFDDMEVREKIRIYDKGVDASDVSYDSFAESLSIHDGDISIPKITLTEPLKREDGHFIDCIINKKKPLTDGQNGLDVLKVLVAAQTSLENYGEPQELA; from the coding sequence ATGCAGGATAAACCAAGGGTAGCGGTGATAGGATCCGGGTCATGGGGTTTTAACCATGTGAGGACATTTTACAACCTCCCGACATGCGAGCTGGTGGGCGTAAGTGATTTCAGCGAGAAGAATCTTAAGAGAGTAAAAACACAATTCCCGGAAGTAAGAACAACAACAAAGTATACTGATTTCACACACAGTGATGAGATCGATGCTGTCGTCATTCCATCCAGCGCAGAAACCCATTACGAGATCGCCAAGAATGCGCTCCTGCACGGTAAACACTGTCTCGTGGAAAAACCGATCACGTTGGACATCGATGAAGCACAGGAGCTGGTGAACTTAGCACAAGAAAAAGATCTGGTTTTGATGGTCGGACATCTGCTGCTCTATCATGGTGCAGTGGTTTATCTCAAGAAACTCGTCGATGAAAAAGCTATCGGTGATATGCTGTACCTTTACTCACAGCGTGTAAACCTGGGCAAGGTGAGATCAAATGAGAATGCACTGTGGAGTTTTGCTCCACACGATATTTCGATCATGTTGTATCTGATCGATTCCAAGCCTGTACGAGTATCTGCAACAGGACAGAGTTTCCTCCAGAAAAAGAACAATATTCACGATGTGGTATTCTTCACTATATATTTTGAGAACGGAACGATCGCAACAGGTCAGGTCAGCTGGCTTGATCCGCATAAGATCAGGAAATTCACCATTGTGGGAAGCGAAAAGATGGTTACCTTTGATGATATGGAAGTGAGAGAGAAAATAAGAATATATGATAAAGGTGTGGATGCATCTGATGTTTCCTATGATTCCTTTGCTGAGTCCCTTTCCATTCATGACGGAGATATCTCAATCCCTAAAATTACCCTTACTGAACCCCTCAAACGAGAGGATGGTCATTTTATCGACTGCATTATTAATAAGAAAAAACCTCTTACGGATGGACAGAATGGCCTTGATGTGCTCAAAGTTCTCGTCGCAGCCCAGACTTCTCTCGAGAACTATGGTGAACCGCAAGAACTTGCATAA
- a CDS encoding N-acetyltransferase: MNNYISEKATIGKDTKIGLNVIIEDNVIIGDNCLIGHNIIIHEGSKIGSGVRIDDGTIVGKEPLFSPRSIFKKKTFDPAQIGDDCLIGVNVVIYVGCVIGDKNLIADFSTIRENVKVGDINIIGRNVTIENFVNIGSRCKFETNVYITAYSEVGDYCFVAPCVATSNDNYMARDKERYNHFKGVTLKTGARIGVNATILPGKIIEEDGMVAAGSVVSKNVPKEKVVLGHPAKVIRDVDEKQLLKNNLDK; the protein is encoded by the coding sequence ATGAACAATTATATTTCTGAAAAAGCAACAATAGGAAAAGATACAAAGATAGGCTTAAACGTTATCATAGAAGATAATGTGATCATAGGAGATAACTGCCTTATCGGTCATAACATCATCATTCATGAAGGATCGAAGATCGGTAGTGGCGTACGCATAGATGACGGAACGATCGTTGGTAAAGAGCCCCTCTTTTCACCGAGAAGTATTTTCAAAAAGAAGACCTTTGACCCTGCGCAGATTGGTGATGATTGTCTCATCGGAGTAAATGTGGTCATATATGTGGGATGTGTGATAGGAGATAAAAATCTCATCGCAGATTTCTCGACCATTCGTGAAAATGTAAAAGTTGGAGACATAAATATCATCGGCAGGAACGTGACCATTGAGAACTTCGTGAACATCGGGAGCAGATGTAAGTTCGAGACCAATGTGTATATTACAGCTTATTCTGAGGTTGGTGATTACTGCTTTGTCGCACCCTGTGTGGCAACAAGCAATGATAATTATATGGCTCGTGACAAAGAGCGTTATAACCACTTCAAAGGTGTGACACTTAAGACCGGTGCACGAATAGGTGTGAACGCAACCATCCTACCGGGTAAGATCATTGAGGAAGATGGTATGGTCGCTGCTGGTTCAGTTGTCTCAAAAAATGTTCCCAAAGAAAAAGTTGTACTTGGACATCCTGCAAAAGTGATTCGGGATGTTGATGAAAAGCAATTACTGAAAAATAATCTTGATAAATAA
- a CDS encoding DegT/DnrJ/EryC1/StrS family aminotransferase, whose protein sequence is MKVPMLDLNAQYEPMKEDVLNAMKDVFESKRFINGPQIKELEEKLAEYCHCKHAIGVTSGTDALLISLMAFDIGEGDEVITTPFTFFATAGSVFRTGAKPVFVDIDPKTYNIDPDLIEAKVTEKTKAIMPVHLFGQCAEMDRINEIAKKHNLFVIEDAAQAIGSEYKGKRAGSLGDVGCFSFFPSKNLGCCGDGGLVTTNDDELAEKIRILRQHGSKPKYYHKIIGGNFRIDTIQATVLLEKFPYLEEWHKGRQKNANYYNEHLKDVIITPYVESYNKMIYNQYTIRTLKRDELQNKLDEANVGNAIYYPVPLHLQECFAFLGYKEGDLPESEKAADEVISIPIYPELTKEQKDYVISVVKEI, encoded by the coding sequence ATGAAAGTCCCAATGCTTGATCTTAATGCACAATATGAACCTATGAAGGAAGATGTATTGAATGCTATGAAGGACGTGTTTGAATCCAAGCGGTTCATCAACGGTCCTCAGATAAAAGAGCTCGAAGAAAAACTGGCTGAGTATTGCCATTGCAAACACGCGATCGGTGTTACTTCAGGAACCGATGCGCTGCTTATCTCGCTCATGGCTTTTGATATCGGTGAAGGTGATGAAGTGATCACCACACCCTTTACCTTTTTTGCCACTGCAGGTTCTGTATTCCGTACCGGTGCAAAACCGGTATTCGTTGATATCGATCCCAAGACCTACAACATCGATCCCGACCTGATCGAAGCAAAGGTCACGGAAAAGACCAAAGCGATTATGCCCGTTCATCTGTTCGGCCAATGTGCCGAGATGGACAGAATCAATGAGATCGCAAAGAAGCATAATCTATTCGTGATAGAAGATGCTGCTCAGGCAATCGGTTCTGAGTACAAAGGAAAACGGGCAGGATCACTGGGTGATGTTGGCTGCTTCTCATTCTTCCCGAGCAAGAACCTTGGTTGCTGCGGCGATGGTGGACTCGTTACGACAAACGATGATGAACTTGCTGAAAAGATCAGAATACTTCGTCAGCACGGCAGCAAACCAAAATATTACCATAAGATCATCGGCGGTAATTTCCGGATAGATACAATTCAGGCAACAGTGCTTCTTGAAAAGTTCCCTTACCTCGAAGAGTGGCATAAAGGACGCCAGAAAAATGCGAACTATTATAATGAACATCTGAAAGATGTAATTATTACACCGTATGTGGAATCCTACAATAAAATGATCTATAACCAGTACACGATCCGAACTCTCAAGAGAGATGAGCTGCAGAACAAACTCGATGAAGCAAATGTTGGCAACGCGATCTACTATCCAGTTCCATTGCATCTGCAGGAATGTTTTGCATTTCTCGGTTACAAAGAAGGCGATCTCCCTGAATCTGAAAAAGCAGCGGATGAAGTTATCTCAATTCCCATATATCCCGAACTTACAAAGGAACAAAAGGATTATGTTATCAGTGTAGTTAAAGAAATCTAA
- a CDS encoding T9SS type A sorting domain-containing protein translates to MLIKTYLLVVISCLLVAQLYSFAGGDGSASDPWQIATASHLNEVRNYLGTTHADKHFILINDIDLDISPYNVDPGWEPIGNASNQFTGNFNGCNYRVENLFSNRPDNWYIGLFGYVGSSAQITGLILTGVDVTGYSMVGGVAGFQKGAISSCSISGSITAESRVGGLTGRNEGTIDNCSSSGTITATTGNNAGGLVGRHYAGSITYSFSSCQVLGYGNNSFGGLVGWNESTIDHCHAAGDVDGYLYTGGLVGRNYDGTISYSYATGNVTSTTNCTGGLVGSNGGLPGMDDPIIQYCYATGDVDGDGSVGGLAGENLNLISNSYATGSVHGTNSVAYQKGIGGLVGEQGEDAIVEYSYSVGNVSGNSPTGGLIGYNNRGIVQYGFWNIETSSQSSSAGGVGLTTNQMIQKDSFTNWNFVDTWILEENVTYPYLISIPQNPPPSPFLPAPTGLTVDPITGLFSWNEPDYSGIVLLHYDVYLDGSYVASTGDLFYLYEDLVNGQQYIAGVKAIYDEGESAIISIQFTYQGVGVSNNDLQNFEFLSCFPNPYSHGTTIHFYQKDGSSCTLTIFNQKGQKVRTLLQNEFVQNEFSIFWDGKDDYRNDLENGIYFYKLQYDDNQSFGKMVMIK, encoded by the coding sequence ATGCTCATTAAAACATATTTATTAGTAGTGATTTCCTGCCTATTAGTTGCTCAGCTCTATTCCTTTGCAGGAGGAGACGGCTCAGCGTCTGATCCTTGGCAGATCGCAACTGCTTCACATTTAAATGAAGTAAGAAATTATCTCGGGACAACACATGCAGATAAACATTTCATCCTGATAAATGATATCGATCTAGATATCTCCCCTTATAATGTCGATCCGGGCTGGGAACCGATAGGGAATGCATCAAACCAGTTTACGGGAAATTTCAACGGCTGCAACTACAGAGTTGAAAACCTATTCAGCAATCGACCTGATAATTGGTATATTGGATTATTTGGTTATGTTGGTTCAAGTGCTCAAATAACAGGTCTCATTTTAACAGGAGTAGATGTTACCGGTTATAGTATGGTCGGGGGCGTTGCTGGATTTCAAAAAGGTGCAATTTCAAGCTGCTCAATAAGTGGCAGTATAACTGCTGAATCAAGAGTAGGTGGTTTGACAGGACGTAATGAAGGCACAATCGATAACTGCTCTTCCTCTGGAACGATCACTGCAACCACGGGGAATAATGCTGGCGGATTAGTGGGGCGTCACTACGCTGGAAGTATAACATATAGTTTTTCGTCATGCCAGGTTTTGGGGTACGGCAACAACAGTTTTGGAGGTCTGGTCGGATGGAATGAAAGTACGATCGATCATTGTCATGCTGCCGGTGATGTCGATGGCTATCTCTATACTGGAGGTCTCGTGGGAAGAAATTACGATGGAACGATAAGTTATTCTTATGCGACCGGCAATGTGACCAGCACCACAAATTGTACAGGCGGTCTGGTTGGTTCGAACGGTGGGCTGCCCGGAATGGATGATCCGATCATTCAGTATTGTTATGCGACAGGTGATGTTGACGGTGACGGAAGTGTCGGTGGTCTTGCGGGTGAGAATCTAAACCTGATATCAAATTCCTATGCAACCGGTTCAGTGCATGGCACCAACTCTGTTGCCTATCAGAAAGGTATTGGTGGGCTGGTCGGCGAACAGGGTGAAGATGCAATCGTGGAGTATTCTTACTCAGTCGGAAATGTATCTGGAAATTCTCCAACCGGTGGCTTGATAGGATATAATAACCGGGGTATCGTGCAATATGGATTTTGGAATATCGAGACTTCCTCCCAGTCCTCGAGTGCTGGAGGAGTCGGGCTAACAACAAACCAGATGATCCAGAAAGATTCTTTTACAAATTGGAACTTTGTCGATACATGGATATTGGAAGAAAATGTGACCTATCCCTATCTTATAAGCATTCCGCAAAATCCACCTCCATCTCCATTCCTGCCTGCACCAACAGGGCTGACGGTTGATCCTATTACAGGGCTTTTTTCCTGGAATGAACCGGATTATTCAGGGATTGTTCTTCTTCATTATGATGTCTATCTCGACGGCAGCTATGTTGCTTCAACAGGTGATTTATTTTACCTGTATGAGGATCTTGTTAATGGGCAGCAATATATCGCAGGGGTAAAAGCTATATACGATGAGGGGGAGTCAGCAATAATTTCGATCCAATTCACCTATCAGGGGGTTGGAGTTAGCAATAATGATTTACAGAATTTCGAATTTCTTTCATGTTTTCCTAATCCTTATTCCCATGGAACGACAATTCATTTTTATCAGAAGGATGGTTCATCTTGCACTTTGACCATTTTTAATCAAAAGGGACAGAAAGTTCGAACACTCCTTCAAAATGAATTTGTTCAGAATGAATTTTCAATTTTCTGGGATGGCAAGGATGATTATAGGAATGATCTGGAAAATGGAATATATTTCTACAAATTACAATACGATGATAATCAGTCTTTTGGAAAGATGGTTATGATTAAATAG
- a CDS encoding inositol monophosphatase, with translation MKSYLDIAIEAARKGSEIIKENFHKKKEIDYKGRINLVTNVDKEAEAVVIETISKYYPKHNILTEETKHKQDNNQSYRWVIDPLDGTTNYVHGFPFVCVSIALQKDDESILGVVYNPILDELFYAEKGKGSFRNDQTISVSYNADFSKSLLATGFPYDMYNEERNNIRYFSKMIKQCRGIRRPGAAALDMCYVACGIFDGYWELELFPWDTAAGLIIVEEAGGKVTTFDGLQFSIFDKEIVASNGKVHKEMLKGISLSS, from the coding sequence ATGAAATCCTATCTTGATATTGCTATAGAAGCTGCTCGAAAAGGCAGTGAAATTATCAAAGAGAATTTTCATAAAAAGAAGGAAATCGACTATAAAGGGCGAATCAATTTGGTGACAAATGTCGATAAAGAAGCTGAAGCAGTAGTAATAGAAACAATCTCAAAATATTATCCCAAACACAATATCCTTACTGAAGAAACTAAGCATAAACAGGATAATAACCAATCCTATCGTTGGGTGATCGATCCATTGGATGGTACGACAAATTATGTTCACGGATTTCCTTTTGTGTGCGTTTCAATAGCACTCCAAAAAGATGATGAAAGTATCCTCGGTGTTGTATATAATCCCATCCTCGATGAATTGTTTTATGCTGAAAAAGGCAAAGGCAGTTTCAGAAACGATCAAACCATTTCAGTCTCTTACAATGCAGATTTTTCAAAATCCCTTCTTGCAACAGGTTTTCCATATGACATGTATAATGAAGAAAGAAATAATATCAGATATTTTTCAAAAATGATAAAACAATGTCGTGGTATAAGACGTCCAGGCGCTGCAGCACTTGATATGTGTTATGTTGCATGTGGTATATTTGATGGCTATTGGGAACTCGAGCTTTTTCCGTGGGATACTGCAGCGGGATTGATCATTGTTGAAGAAGCTGGCGGGAAAGTTACGACATTTGATGGGTTACAATTTTCAATATTTGATAAAGAGATTGTCGCTTCGAATGGAAAAGTTCACAAAGAAATGTTGAAGGGAATATCATTGTCATCTTAG
- a CDS encoding radical SAM protein — protein sequence MRKKKLLKTLPKVAQHFLQNKPINSVTEIKITRLCNQRCRQCNIHEDLTGNPYMSLSEYMLVLRRLKKYGSLVGMISGGEPLLHPDIIEILKHAQKTFPLSVSLVTGLYFDYEKISDVIDFCLKNGINIQTSLDGLEETGSYLRGVENHPAIILSNMKKITERKKEFNSSSFTYVNCVLSAKNLHQVPEIIEASKDAGWEVTVGVYHSLLDTTKEDDEMKITDAEALHNTIDFLTDNPSILNLNSFIEGIPRILDNDFPDFCPFVDGKRTATRLTIMHNGEVHLCKGDAVGNLLDQDLENIMENDQYRRTLEEYSTCDGCWSSCYTQKYLLFHPQNFSQVLAHGRKLFNLKGAAKER from the coding sequence ATGAGAAAAAAAAAACTGCTCAAAACACTTCCGAAAGTAGCGCAACACTTCCTTCAGAATAAACCGATAAATTCCGTTACGGAAATAAAAATTACCCGTCTGTGCAATCAACGCTGCCGGCAATGCAACATCCACGAAGATCTAACTGGTAATCCTTATATGAGTTTGTCAGAATACATGCTTGTACTCCGAAGATTAAAAAAATACGGCAGTCTCGTTGGCATGATCAGTGGCGGTGAACCGCTCTTGCATCCAGATATTATTGAAATACTAAAGCACGCTCAAAAAACATTTCCTCTTTCCGTTTCTCTTGTGACAGGATTGTACTTCGATTATGAGAAAATTTCTGATGTCATTGATTTTTGTTTGAAGAACGGTATAAATATCCAGACATCGTTAGATGGGCTTGAAGAAACCGGTTCCTATCTCAGGGGGGTGGAAAATCATCCTGCAATAATCTTGTCGAACATGAAAAAAATAACTGAACGCAAAAAGGAATTCAACTCCTCTTCCTTTACGTATGTGAACTGCGTTCTCAGTGCAAAGAATCTCCATCAAGTTCCGGAAATAATTGAAGCAAGTAAGGATGCAGGATGGGAAGTAACGGTTGGTGTTTATCATTCTCTGCTCGATACGACAAAAGAAGATGATGAGATGAAGATCACAGATGCCGAAGCCTTGCACAATACAATTGATTTTCTTACAGATAATCCTTCGATCCTTAACCTTAATTCATTTATTGAAGGCATTCCGCGCATTCTTGATAATGATTTCCCGGATTTCTGTCCATTTGTCGACGGTAAGAGAACTGCAACACGTCTAACAATTATGCATAATGGAGAGGTTCATCTCTGTAAAGGTGATGCGGTTGGAAATCTGCTTGACCAAGACCTTGAAAATATCATGGAAAACGACCAATATCGTAGAACCCTTGAAGAATATTCGACCTGCGATGGATGCTGGAGCAGCTGTTACACCCAGAAATATTTACTCTTCCATCCCCAGAATTTCTCACAAGTCTTGGCGCATGGGAGAAAACTGTTTAATCTTAAAGGAGCTGCAAAGGAAAGATAA
- a CDS encoding tetratricopeptide repeat protein gives MKTYFGILQPKRCQLCKKHKATRTCPKTHKKICFHCCNEIRIKMDCPSDCKYALKSTHEKKNLQLNNYSESITEQQELLDLHLNEWLKTENPSFDNKTPRAYAETEQGKKKIDKFLKNHEQALKGHLTYNFVRQELGIPQIKKTIETHEDIAQKFLEYVINYDHEKSLRLLVHHDIYKGDVLVQNYLKRNLGLKAFKAIKEYDLVRSALSKEQDQAIVEFEINGKYPLSLVLQRINGNWFIKEKVFGESGMVLSESEFIQRIAYNYAQQHFDKAYNDLKKYLEVFPDSADLHYYFGIYYSTKGKIEKAKEHFFHAMELDPEFIEAKYNYAFLFQAEGNIEKCRELYEEILEKKEEKKTLNNLAVIYEQDGQLDQAIVLLKKALELDPNFELAQKNLERINEKKKTAQNTSESSATLPSE, from the coding sequence ATGAAGACCTATTTTGGAATACTCCAGCCCAAACGCTGCCAATTATGTAAAAAGCATAAAGCAACGAGAACATGTCCCAAAACCCATAAAAAGATCTGCTTTCATTGCTGCAATGAGATTCGCATAAAGATGGACTGTCCTTCGGATTGTAAATATGCGCTTAAAAGCACCCATGAAAAAAAGAATCTCCAGTTGAACAATTATTCGGAATCTATCACCGAGCAGCAGGAGCTTCTTGATCTGCATCTTAATGAGTGGTTAAAGACTGAAAATCCATCCTTCGATAATAAAACCCCTCGGGCATATGCTGAAACAGAGCAGGGAAAAAAGAAGATCGATAAATTTTTAAAGAATCACGAGCAAGCACTCAAAGGTCACCTAACATACAATTTTGTTAGGCAAGAACTTGGCATCCCGCAAATCAAGAAAACAATTGAAACTCACGAGGATATAGCTCAGAAATTCCTGGAATATGTCATCAATTATGATCACGAGAAATCCCTTCGACTTCTTGTTCATCACGACATCTATAAAGGTGATGTTTTGGTCCAAAATTATCTAAAGCGAAATCTCGGATTGAAAGCATTCAAGGCGATCAAAGAATACGATCTTGTTCGTTCCGCTCTGAGCAAGGAGCAGGATCAGGCAATCGTCGAATTTGAGATCAATGGCAAATATCCCCTATCTCTCGTTCTTCAAAGAATAAACGGTAATTGGTTCATAAAAGAAAAGGTGTTTGGTGAATCTGGTATGGTTTTGTCCGAAAGTGAGTTTATACAGCGCATTGCGTATAACTATGCTCAGCAGCACTTTGACAAAGCGTATAATGATCTTAAAAAATACCTGGAAGTCTTCCCCGATTCGGCTGATCTTCACTACTATTTTGGTATCTATTATTCGACAAAAGGCAAGATCGAGAAAGCGAAAGAACATTTCTTTCATGCAATGGAATTAGATCCGGAATTCATCGAAGCGAAATACAATTATGCGTTCCTTTTCCAGGCAGAGGGTAATATCGAGAAATGCCGCGAACTGTATGAAGAAATTCTCGAAAAAAAAGAAGAGAAAAAGACCTTGAATAATCTTGCAGTTATTTATGAACAAGACGGACAACTCGACCAGGCAATCGTCCTTTTGAAAAAAGCACTTGAACTCGACCCTAATTTTGAACTTGCTCAAAAAAATTTAGAAAGAATCAATGAGAAAAAAAAAACTGCTCAAAACACTTCCGAAAGTAGCGCAACACTTCCTTCAGAATAA
- a CDS encoding NAD+ synthase: protein MRNIDLNSEKDKIITFIKTYFKNAGFSKGIIGLSGGVDSSLVAYLAVEALGRENMIGVLMPYKTSRNDSFDDGKLVAENLGMKYYVREITPMVDAYFETYEPEADRLRKGNMKARMRMSTLYDLAAKEHALVLGTGNKTELLFGYVTQYGDGACALEPLGCLYKSEVWKLAEMMGVPKNIIQKSPTADLWEGQTDEEELGLSYKDADEILYALYEKKLSLNQLLSQGFTEEQIQHVKSIVKRNRFKQSIPPNPETYQTV from the coding sequence ATGCGCAATATCGATTTGAACTCAGAAAAAGATAAAATTATTACATTTATCAAAACCTATTTCAAAAACGCAGGTTTTTCAAAAGGCATTATTGGACTTTCTGGCGGAGTAGATTCTTCTTTAGTAGCTTATCTTGCGGTTGAAGCACTTGGCAGAGAAAATATGATCGGCGTACTCATGCCTTACAAAACCAGCAGGAATGACAGTTTCGATGATGGCAAATTAGTTGCAGAAAATCTCGGAATGAAATATTATGTTCGTGAGATCACGCCAATGGTCGATGCCTATTTCGAGACCTATGAGCCGGAAGCAGACAGATTGCGAAAAGGGAACATGAAAGCACGAATGCGCATGTCCACACTCTATGACCTTGCTGCAAAGGAACATGCTCTTGTTCTTGGTACAGGCAATAAAACGGAACTACTATTTGGTTATGTTACACAATATGGTGACGGTGCCTGTGCACTCGAACCACTCGGCTGCTTGTATAAATCAGAAGTATGGAAACTTGCAGAAATGATGGGTGTTCCCAAAAACATCATACAAAAATCCCCTACTGCCGATCTGTGGGAAGGTCAAACCGATGAAGAAGAACTCGGACTTTCATATAAAGATGCAGATGAAATATTATATGCTTTATATGAGAAAAAACTCTCCCTAAATCAATTACTATCACAAGGATTTACAGAAGAACAAATACAACATGTTAAATCAATCGTAAAGAGAAATCGCTTTAAACAATCAATACCTCCTAATCCGGAAACTTATCAAACCGTATAA
- a CDS encoding HAD family hydrolase translates to MTHSAAHHEKGIVYIDPEKIKLVIFDKDGTLSDLNMWIEIIKQRARLLGKHFDLTQEKVNEIIRSMGADPFSTNILDVAILTDSRPITEKKVIMKLVDFGFDRPTAYQATHKIFGEVDSIVDLREIAMPLGDIHGLFKSLKDNKIKIAVATSDLAVRCEKIMEAFNALEYIDAISGADSTKNDKPAPDMVHYVCELLNETPEHTAVIGDSTLDMDMAKNAGCTLTIAVLTGKDGAELLEPASDFVVNSIDDIKVM, encoded by the coding sequence ATGACACATAGTGCAGCTCATCATGAAAAAGGTATTGTTTACATCGACCCGGAAAAGATAAAATTAGTGATCTTCGACAAGGATGGCACACTCTCGGACCTGAACATGTGGATCGAGATCATCAAACAGAGAGCTCGATTATTGGGCAAACATTTTGACCTCACGCAAGAAAAAGTGAATGAGATCATTCGTTCGATGGGTGCAGATCCGTTTTCCACTAATATTCTCGATGTTGCGATCTTAACTGATTCCAGACCGATAACTGAAAAAAAAGTTATTATGAAATTAGTGGATTTCGGTTTTGATCGACCGACTGCATATCAAGCTACTCATAAGATTTTTGGAGAAGTGGACAGTATTGTCGATCTTCGTGAAATTGCGATGCCACTGGGAGATATACACGGACTTTTTAAATCTCTCAAAGATAATAAGATAAAGATTGCTGTTGCTACATCCGACCTTGCGGTTCGCTGTGAAAAGATCATGGAAGCATTTAATGCGCTGGAATACATCGATGCGATTTCCGGTGCAGACAGCACAAAAAATGATAAGCCAGCTCCAGATATGGTGCATTATGTATGTGAACTCCTTAATGAAACTCCGGAACATACTGCTGTTATCGGTGACAGCACATTGGACATGGATATGGCAAAAAATGCTGGTTGTACACTTACAATTGCTGTACTTACAGGCAAGGATGGAGCTGAACTGCTCGAACCAGCTTCGGATTTTGTGGTAAATTCTATTGATGATATAAAGGTTATGTGA